In a genomic window of Longimicrobiaceae bacterium:
- a CDS encoding carboxypeptidase-like regulatory domain-containing protein, which translates to MRIHLPSNGSVRADVKLAFPPRRRSRTLAASAVLACAVLAHPAAAQQRSVAVGTAVDSASGLPVRAARVTVDGVARGATKEDGTFVLSRLVPGVHYAAVQRLGYEDAFVTFTAAGDTTRLTVRLVPEPLRLAALTAVADRLERRRLSSGFPSQRADAEDLAGRVGNATQFVFDHFGMAPAFCPQPARRGRGFSSMGAMNCLRSRGDVMSPCVLLNEMPIQGLAQLAGYQPSDLYRIEVYKHGSIIMAYTPEFVESMAKRKLVPTPVEALDNAYCRGTAGSPGS; encoded by the coding sequence ATGCGCATCCATCTACCGTCGAACGGCTCGGTGCGGGCCGACGTGAAGCTGGCGTTCCCGCCGCGACGCCGGTCGCGCACCCTGGCCGCATCAGCCGTTCTTGCCTGCGCCGTCCTCGCGCATCCCGCCGCCGCCCAGCAGCGCTCCGTGGCGGTGGGCACCGCCGTCGACTCCGCCAGCGGGCTGCCGGTGCGCGCGGCGCGGGTGACGGTGGACGGCGTGGCCCGTGGCGCGACGAAGGAGGACGGCACGTTCGTCCTCTCCCGCCTGGTCCCCGGCGTGCACTACGCGGCCGTGCAGCGGCTGGGCTACGAGGACGCGTTCGTGACCTTCACCGCGGCGGGCGACACCACGCGGCTCACGGTGCGCCTCGTGCCCGAGCCGCTGCGGCTGGCCGCGCTCACGGCCGTGGCGGACCGGCTGGAGCGGCGGCGGCTCAGCTCGGGCTTCCCGTCTCAGCGGGCCGACGCGGAGGACCTGGCGGGTCGCGTGGGCAACGCGACTCAGTTCGTGTTCGACCACTTCGGGATGGCGCCCGCGTTCTGCCCCCAGCCCGCGCGGCGCGGCCGGGGCTTCTCCAGCATGGGCGCCATGAACTGCCTGCGGTCGCGGGGAGACGTCATGTCTCCGTGCGTGCTGCTGAACGAGATGCCCATCCAGGGGTTGGCCCAGCTGGCGGGCTACCAGCCCTCGGACCTGTACCGGATCGAGGTCTACAAGCACGGCAGCATCATCATGGCCTACACGCCGGAGTTCGTGGAGTCGATGGCGAAGCGAAAGCTGGTGCCCACGCCCGTGGAGGCGCTGGACAACGCCTACTGCCGAGGAACCGCCGGCTCGCCGGGCTCCTGA
- the aroA gene encoding 3-phosphoshikimate 1-carboxyvinyltransferase produces the protein MTLHVSGEVRVPGDKSITHRALMLAAAADGQSRLRGLLPGEDCRSTASVLRALGCDVPDPPAGGGEIRVRGRGLDAWRAPDGPLDCGNSGTTARLMTGLLASRPFAVTLTGDPSLRGRPMRRITEPLARMGARFRELGQADRLPIEVTGGGLSSIDYESPKASAQVKSAVLLAGVGAGISVSVVEPVLSRDHTERMLRSLGVDVATVQACGGWRIAVAPSGDALPPLDLRVPRDPSSAAFFAALALLAGGGELRIPHVCANPTRTGFFRIAARMGASIEWTDEREEGGEPVADLVIRPSALRGVEVGAGEIPAAIDEVPVLAVLAARAQGETRITGAGELRVKESDRISAIVSNLRAIGVQAEELPDGLVVSGTDAPLRGRVATFHDHRIAMAFGVLGALPGNALEIENPECADVSFPGFWDLLRRVSGDAGTADGRNDAREMGG, from the coding sequence ATGACACTACACGTTTCGGGCGAGGTGCGCGTCCCCGGCGACAAGTCGATCACGCACCGCGCGCTCATGCTCGCCGCCGCGGCGGACGGCCAGAGCCGGCTGCGCGGCCTGCTGCCGGGCGAGGACTGCCGCAGCACCGCGTCCGTGCTCCGCGCCCTGGGCTGCGACGTGCCCGACCCGCCCGCGGGCGGCGGCGAGATCCGCGTCCGCGGGCGCGGACTGGACGCCTGGCGCGCGCCCGACGGTCCGCTCGACTGCGGCAACAGCGGCACGACCGCGCGGCTGATGACGGGCCTCCTCGCATCCCGCCCGTTCGCCGTGACGCTCACCGGCGACCCCTCCCTCCGCGGCCGGCCCATGCGCCGCATCACCGAGCCGCTGGCGCGGATGGGCGCGCGCTTCCGCGAGCTGGGGCAGGCGGACCGGCTGCCCATCGAGGTCACGGGCGGCGGCCTCTCATCCATCGACTACGAATCGCCCAAGGCCAGCGCGCAGGTCAAGAGCGCCGTGCTGCTGGCGGGCGTCGGTGCGGGGATCTCCGTCTCCGTCGTGGAGCCTGTCCTCTCGCGCGACCACACCGAGCGGATGCTGCGCTCGCTCGGAGTGGACGTCGCCACGGTGCAGGCGTGCGGCGGGTGGCGCATCGCCGTCGCACCGTCGGGCGATGCTCTCCCGCCGCTGGACCTTCGCGTGCCGCGCGACCCGTCGTCCGCCGCGTTCTTCGCCGCGCTGGCGCTCCTCGCGGGCGGCGGCGAGCTGCGCATCCCCCACGTCTGCGCGAACCCGACGCGGACGGGCTTCTTCCGCATCGCTGCACGCATGGGCGCATCCATCGAGTGGACGGATGAGCGCGAGGAAGGCGGCGAACCCGTCGCGGACCTCGTCATCCGCCCGTCGGCGCTCCGCGGCGTGGAAGTCGGCGCGGGGGAGATTCCCGCGGCCATCGACGAGGTGCCCGTGCTCGCCGTCCTCGCCGCCCGTGCGCAGGGCGAGACGCGCATCACCGGCGCGGGCGAGCTGCGGGTCAAGGAGAGCGACCGCATCTCCGCCATCGTCTCGAACCTGCGCGCCATCGGCGTCCAGGCGGAGGAGTTGCCGGACGGCCTGGTGGTCAGCGGAACGGATGCCCCTCTGCGAGGACGGGTCGCGACCTTCCACGACCACCGCATCGCCATGGCGTTCGGCGTGCTGGGCGCGCTCCCGGGCAACGCGCTGGAGATCGAGAACCCGGAATGCGCGGACGTGAGCTTCCCCGGCTTCTGGGATCTGCTGCGCCGCGTTTCGGGAGATGCGGGAACGGCGGACGGACGAAACGACGCACGGGAGATGGGCGGATGA
- a CDS encoding carboxypeptidase-like regulatory domain-containing protein, protein MAERRSPSLPFPALLVILLACAAWPVPAAAQRSSVTLATVVDSATGQPLAAARVTVDGGRPVLTGRDGRVLFPHLAPGPHNATARYLGYRDGMRSWTEAGDTVRVRFALVPDPVELQALSVQVDRLEARRVGTGMVSRTANLVDMQGRVGDAAKFAADYFALHTARCPQPPRRSRVAGLVGASDMQPSNCLRVRGDLVKPCVLMDEAPINGMEGLADFQPGDLYRIEVYQGGRMILVYSPGFVQSMARRKLVPAPADGLYNAYCRATSGTPGL, encoded by the coding sequence ATGGCCGAACGCCGCAGCCCCTCCCTCCCCTTCCCCGCCCTGCTCGTCATCCTGCTCGCCTGCGCCGCGTGGCCCGTGCCCGCCGCCGCGCAACGCTCGTCCGTGACACTCGCCACCGTGGTCGACTCCGCCACCGGCCAGCCGCTCGCCGCCGCGCGCGTGACGGTGGACGGCGGACGCCCCGTGCTGACCGGCCGCGACGGGCGCGTGCTCTTCCCGCATCTCGCTCCGGGGCCGCACAACGCGACCGCGCGGTACCTCGGCTACCGCGACGGGATGAGGTCGTGGACCGAGGCGGGCGACACGGTGCGCGTGCGGTTCGCGCTGGTACCCGACCCGGTGGAGCTGCAAGCGCTGTCGGTGCAGGTGGACCGGCTGGAGGCGCGGCGGGTGGGCACCGGGATGGTGTCGCGCACGGCGAACCTGGTGGACATGCAGGGCCGCGTGGGAGACGCCGCGAAGTTCGCAGCGGATTACTTCGCCCTGCACACCGCCCGCTGCCCCCAGCCGCCCCGCCGCAGCCGCGTGGCCGGCCTCGTGGGCGCATCGGACATGCAGCCGTCCAACTGCCTGCGCGTGCGCGGCGACCTGGTGAAGCCCTGTGTGCTGATGGACGAGGCACCCATCAACGGCATGGAGGGCCTGGCGGACTTCCAGCCCGGCGACCTGTACCGAATCGAGGTCTACCAGGGCGGACGGATGATCCTGGTCTACAGCCCCGGCTTCGTGCAGAGCATGGCGCGCCGCAAGCTCGTGCCGGCGCCGGCGGACGGCCTCTACAACGCCTACTGCCGCGCCACGTCCGGCACTCCGGGGCTCTGA
- the cmk gene encoding (d)CMP kinase, producing MTRRDGIIIALDGPAGSGKSSTAKAVAARLGYRHLDSGAFYRALTLAALRAGIPAERWDGLTHAELDALEVEGVPADRGYRMTVRGRDVSDDIRSHEVNAHVSQMAAVPAVREWLMDALRGAGATGGLVADGRDIGTVVFPGAELKVFLVADPAERARRRLRERGDAELSDDEIVAEAARLQGRDAIDSGRAVAPLLQADDAVVLDTTELTFEAQVEAVVRLARERAGD from the coding sequence ATGACGCGCAGGGACGGGATCATCATCGCGCTCGACGGGCCGGCGGGTTCGGGCAAGAGCTCCACCGCCAAGGCCGTCGCGGCGCGGCTCGGCTACCGGCACCTGGACTCGGGCGCCTTCTACCGCGCCCTGACCCTGGCCGCCCTCCGCGCCGGCATCCCCGCCGAGCGCTGGGACGGCCTGACGCACGCCGAGCTGGACGCGCTGGAGGTCGAGGGCGTCCCGGCGGACCGCGGCTACCGCATGACGGTGCGCGGCAGGGACGTGTCGGACGACATCCGCTCGCACGAGGTGAACGCCCACGTCTCGCAGATGGCCGCCGTCCCCGCCGTGCGCGAGTGGCTGATGGACGCGCTCCGCGGCGCCGGAGCCACGGGCGGCCTCGTGGCCGACGGGCGCGACATCGGCACCGTCGTCTTCCCGGGCGCCGAGCTGAAGGTCTTCCTCGTCGCCGACCCGGCCGAGCGGGCCCGCCGGAGGCTGCGGGAGCGGGGAGACGCGGAGCTCTCGGACGACGAGATCGTGGCGGAGGCGGCGCGTCTCCAGGGCCGCGACGCCATCGACTCCGGCCGCGCGGTGGCGCCCCTGCTCCAGGCGGACGATGCCGTGGTGCTGGACACCACGGAGCTGACGTTCGAGGCGCAGGTGGAGGCGGTCGTGCGGCTCGCGCGCGAGCGCGCCGGGGATTGA